GGCCCAAGAGCTTTGAGAACCATTGCCAATAATAGAGACAGTCCCTGCAATGTAATATCAAAACCAAAATTTCTTCTTCAAGGACCCAAAAGGTTATTATCATAGTAAAGATGAGGGTTCTTTATCTTAGTactgtggaaaaaaaaaaaaaaaaaacttggagaGGCACCAaggaaattataaaataaatgaatccCATACTGAGGTCTAACTAGAAAAACTACAGAACTTTGGCAATTGAGAAAGACAAGGCAGAAACAATGCACTGGACAATTATGACAAAGCAAAGTGACACGCTTTTgggaacaaaaataatatgTCAAGTCCTACTGATATAtgatctcatttttttttttatcccacAGCTCATTTGTAGACCAAGTGATCTATTGGACTGTAACCATACAATAAATTCAAATCTTTCTACCGATTCCATTAGTTTTGGTAAGGTAAAACAGTTGAGACTCATGGAGTAGCAAATCATCGCTCTTATATCATCATAGCCGAAAGTTCactgagagaaagagagagacctGGACAGATACAATAGTCAAGCCTATCCACTTGCAGATCTCAAAATTTGATCTGACAAAATCTTTGAACTGCGTAAAACTCCCACTAGGATCCTCTGGAAAGTCCTGGTCACCGGTTAAATGAAATCAGCATACAAAAAGCATCTTTCATAAGCCATTCACTACATATGTCATCAAATAGAAATAACTGAATGATACCTGCTCCCAGTTACGGTTTAGAAATACATCAGTAGTCACTCCAGCCTCCAGCATGAGGAGCAGGAAGACAAACAGCATATACTGTTTCCATTAAGGTCAACCGTGAACTCAGTATGTCACATACTTTACATAGTCTTCCAAATAGAAATAACTGAAAAAtactactaataataataataaaagaatatagAAAAAAGCTTCACAAACCTAAATTTGTTGAAGTTGTAATGACAACAATTCAGAAAGTGCAAATCAAAATGGCTACGGTGGTGAAATTCAATACTAAACTTAAAAATGTATATGTTCTGCCTAAAACAACTAAAACGTAATTTGGAAATTAGAAGCACAATTCTATCCGAAGTTCATAACTAAGGCTTTGTTTTTCATTAACAGGGTCAATAAAGAGCTTTTAAAGGTTATTACGGTTAAAGATCAACCAAAAAGCTTGTCCAAGAGTTGTGAAGAAAGGTAGAAACTTCTTTACACATGTTGAGGTAATTAATTTGACCATGATGCTGAAGGATTAGAAGATACAAACATATACATTGACAAAATTAAGGATCACAAAATGAGGATTATTGTGAAAGACCGATCACATAATTTAAAACAGATATAGCCACATTTCCATGTCTAGAATTAAGTTTTATTAAGTTGAGAATtacttgccaaaaaaaaaactgagaattAAAATTCTTGAAATGATGCTCCAACCATGATGCAAAAGTATATAACAAAGGCATAACCCGATTCTAAAGAATATAccaaaaagtaaagaaaaggCATAACGTGATTCTACAATTCATAAAGTAAGGTTCTTTGTGTAAGGACCCTAAATAAATCAAGGTTGAACCATAGGATCAAATATGGTTTTCTAAGAATGGATGGGACCACTAGAATTTAGACTACAAGATCCATTATACTTTCAGCACTCCCAAACTGAACATAAATCCAATGATCCCCTTCCAGATATGACTTCATTGCAAAGTACCTAGTGACTGCTTCCTGAAGCATTCAGGACAGAGGGTCACAATAATAAGGGCTGAAAATTAATGAAACAAGTTACTTAAATAGTTAATATTACAGTGAAAAATATAGTCTGATCACCAGTAACAAAAAAGACTCTCGGATCAAAATCCAAGTATATGTAACACATATAAAGGATGATGAAAGTAAGACCACCAATTCCAATTCAATTGATTTAAGAAAAAGGATACCAAATAAAGGCAACAACCATTTGCAGTCTCTGCAGCAACATGACCTGTGCATGTGATCACACATAAAGTGATCCCAAGGCCAAGAAAAGCGTACATAAACCTGCAATTCATAAAAGAAGCAGTGTCTTTAAAAGTTAATCTTATGAAAGCAGCAAtgagaaacaatttttttttttttaagcaatcgAAATATCATAAAGAGTATAATGCGCCCTCAGGTACACATGATCCATGGGGGCATGGATTGATATCTTGCGTCTTTTGTTTGTGGAAAATACGTTGATTTTCAGCAGGGCTAACCCAGATCACCTTCGACTTTTGCGATgcttgtttttatattttgaagttGTCTCTGGCTTAAAGGTAAATTTGGCTTAAGTTAGTATTGGTTCCTGTGGGCAATGTGATGTGGATGAGTTGGCAGATATTATGGGTTGTGGGGTTTCACCCCTACCTTTCAAGTATCTTAGTCTTCCGTCAAGGACCTCCTATAAGGCCAAGGTTAATTGGAATGGAGTTATTGAAAAAATGGAGAAGCacttggctagttggaaaatgatgtatttgtctaagggtggtaaGGTCACCTTTATAAAGCGTACTCTTTCCAATCTACCTATGTACTTTATGTCCCTCTTTCCTCTTCCTGCGGGTGTTGCAAACtgtattgagaagcttcaacgtGGTTTCCTTTGGGGTGGGCTAGGTGATGAGTTAAAAAATCACTTGATAAGTTGGTCCAAAGTTTGTTCTCCTATCTCTAATGAGGGTTGGGAATTCAGAACTTGCTAATGCTCAATCGAGCTCTCTTAGGAAAATGGCTATGACGCTATGCGTATGAGAAGGTggcttggtggagagtggtgGTCAACTCTAAatttggtagttcatggggtgGGTGATGTTCTCTTGAGCCTCTTGGGATGCATAGAAAATATGagaggttggaggaatttccccAGCCAGACCCATCTCCTCCATGAGAGTGGATCTCTCCTCAAGGCCTAAagccctttcttcttcaatgcAAACAAGAGCACAAACCTATTCCAACAggatctttctctttctccctacATCGCCAAACACCTCCTAATTCCATTTCCGTAAATCAGCAATGAGAAACATTAAACAATACTCCTTAAGCTACACAGACTTCTGAAACATTAACTATGTATTTCAATAAATAATATCCTAAGTGGGAAAAGAAATCCTCGTGAAAGCAACCCCCCACCCCCACGCCCAAACAAAAGTCTATCAATTTTCCTCAATTCAACAACGGGCCAACTAACTCATAAACAAACTCCCACTAAAATCAATTGTCATGAATTTTTAAGAACCTCACCAATTAGATCGTAGTGGTCAATTAGCATATCGAGAGCAAAGGCCAAAGCAAAAGTTGCTTCCAGCGCCCTGCCTTGACTGTTAAGGTTATATATGAACAGGAAGGGGCCACCCTATCTTCTGAGACTGTTAAACCACTACTTTCTTCTGTTTTTGTCTATGCAATACCAATGGAATTGGGTGAGAAAAGAAATGGCACTTCGGAGCTGAATAGGAGTAAATGGATTATAAGTGGGACCTACAAAGGTACCTCTTTCAAGCAATGGCTGACTAGAAGACGACTCGTGGTGCTTATAACTCGTCCATCTCCGGCTTCTTGGCCAATGTGGGACAAGccctttttctgtttcttttactttttcttttcttttttttcgcAATACCAAGAAAATTGGGTAAGGGGAGAAATGGCAGCCGCATAGGAGAAAATGGTTTATAAGCGGAACCGGTACTTGATTTAGGAAAAAGTTCAAATTATTGGAACCCACAGCCACTAGAATGCGACCAACAAACAtccaaaatttcatttttctttatctttccaAACACAAGacaccaaacaaacaaaacattttaattattacCCAATTACTAAATTTCTTCATCAGCCTAATTCTAAACAATCCccataaaatgaaaaacccaacattcaaaatttgatttccttttctttgcCCGCATTTTCTCAacagccaaacaaaacaaaatagaatatcccaaaataaaacaaatcaaagcccaaacaaaatcacagaaaacaaaagagaagaagaaacaatGCATACCATGGAGCCTGATGATCAGACCCACCAAAGGGCAACTCATCCATGTGCCTCTGCCAAACCTTAATCATCCACAGAGCATACAAAATCATGGCCATCCCAACCATCGCTATCAATGAGTTCACCAGCTTCAGTATCGATTGTACACAGCTCCTCGCTATTCTAGACATTTTGTGCCGAAACCCAATTCACCAAAAACACTTATGatgcccaaaaaaatatatatatacctatcaatgaaaagaagaattgagaaagaaaatttgcAGGAAACCCTATATGGCTCTAGGGCTCAAAAGCGCGTGGACGGTACGCGAAAAGAGGAAGACTCTGTGGACCAAAGATCATCAACAACGAAGTCTGGTTCAAGGTTTAACACTTTCCGTTTTGATGATCTTCAGGTTTCCGATTTTTAAGGaataaatttggagaaaaatgaTCGCATACGCTTCCatgaaattttggtttttttttttttttttttattattatttttatttttccctctttctttttcttttctttttttcgagTGTTTTTCTTCGGGTTAATGGAGCATACCATTAATTTACGGTACTTCAATAATTGCGCTAAGAAGCTTGTCAACAAGGTTGCTGTGGTGTAGTGGTTATCACGTCAGTCTTACACACTGAAGGTCTCCAGTTCGATCCTGGGCAgcaacatttctctttttttttttttaatataaatttcttctttgTAATGCTTGACTAATTCATTGGCCATAAAATTGTATGCTTACTAAATAATCTCCtccattttacttcattttatgattaatatttttattttgctgcATCTAATGGtgtaaatattattatattattacataattaatctttttattttaaatgaagtgGCAACATATATACCACTAAATTTGTGAAATGTTTTAATTTaccataaaatggctcttctcctctctctttaACAAAATATTCACCGCGTGACAATATATCCATCACTAGATTTAGTAGTACATATAGTGCCACATAATtgtttcctttatatatatatataatgctgcCTAATTAAATGGCCATAAAATTGTGTGCTTACTAAATAATCTCCATTTTGCTTCATTCCATGGTTTCTTAATAATTCtctccatttttcttcatttcatggTTAACATTATTATATTGTTATATCTAATGATATaaataatgctaaaaaaatttaaatgacgtAGCAACATATGTACCACTAAATCTGTGAAATGTAATATTGATTATAAAATAGCTCATTTCCTCTCctcatttcacttaaaaaaaatgaagagatcACATTCCATTTGTCTTGAGTTGTTTGATATAGTTTTGGAGTTAATTAATATGGGCCATTTCTGACTCCCTTTCTGCTCCTAGCCAATGAGCTGGAAGAACAATAAGTTCATGACTTCTCAGCCAAGAAATACTCCCAGAAAGTAACCATCAATAGAGATGCTGGCATGCCATTCTTGTTTGAGGCATGCCAATAATTTGTCACTTATGACAGAGGAAGAGAGTTATAAGTTGTCTACAATTAGGAATAATCAGAAATTTATGATGctataaagaaatttatgtctGAGGGGAAATAAATAGATGGCTGAgcaaataaaatgatttttgttgttCCTTTAACCTTACCCACTTTGAAATTGCTCAAAGAGCTTCAGAAACTTGTCTTTCTcaatcaaattattaattaatctcTTGTTGAGCAGGGTTGCAAGGCATGTGACCATCATGAAGACATATGAGCTTATAGAGCGACACACTAGCAAGCATcaaaaacactcacaaaactCTCAA
This window of the Corylus avellana chromosome ca5, CavTom2PMs-1.0 genome carries:
- the LOC132183078 gene encoding tetraspanin-19 gives rise to the protein MSRIARSCVQSILKLVNSLIAMVGMAMILYALWMIKVWQRHMDELPFGGSDHQAPWFMYAFLGLGITLCVITCTGHVAAETANGCCLYLYMLFVFLLLMLEAGVTTDVFLNRNWEQDFPEDPSGSFTQFKDFVRSNFEICKWIGLTIVSVQGLSLLLAMVLKALGPHQYYDSDDDYAPERVALLMNAAQPPPYVVGDPVYGSKNAWNVRITDKANR